The region ACTTCTTTTGGCAAACAGAGTATCAAAACTGCAAAATTTTTCACAAAGTGAGATGCAAAATTTACGTGAAAAGCTGATAAATGATATATTAAGCACCACTTCAAAGATCTCAAATTTGGGCATTTATGAAGAGGATGACATCATTAGGCTTAGATATTGCCTTTGCGTTTTCATCGATGAGAGCTTGCTTAAAAATGAAATTTTTATGAACAGTTTTTGGGCGAACAACACCTTAACAACAAGATTTTTCAACGAAAATTTAGGTGGCAACAAATTCTTTGGCATCATGGATAAATGGTTTGAAAACGTTGGCAAAAACAAGGACTTTTTAGAGTTTATCTACGCTTGTTTGGTGCTTGGCTACAAGGGCAAGTACGAAGCGCAGGAAGATTGCAATGAGAAAATTTCATACCTTTGTGAAAATATAGCCTCAGCCGTTTCGCCACTTATAAAGGCTGATGAAAATGTATTTGAAAAGAGCTATTTAAAAACTAAAAAGAGAAGCTTTTTTGAGATATTTTCACTAAGACATTTGAAATTTTATTTTATCCTTATAGCGCTTATAGCGATTGCAGCTGCGTTTTTATATAGCACCTACTCGATGGATCAAAACAACGTTAAAAACGACAGTGTCTTAAATAATAAGATAGAAAATTTTATGGACAAAAAGTAAGTGCAAGATAAGTTTTTCAACAAATTTAACGAAAACTTTTCAGAAAAAGAACTCTACATCAGCCTTATAGACGAGATGTCAAAGTATAAGACTTTGACTCATGATACGATAAAATGGGACTTTGTTTATAGCTCGTCTTTAAAGGCATTAAGCGAATTTAGCCTCGATGTAAAGCTTTTGAATTTCTTAGCGATCTCTGCTATAAATTTAAACGACAAAGACGCTTTTAAAAGATTAATCAGTGCTTTTTCATTTTTCCTAACTACTATAAAACAAGAGCCAAATTTATTAGCAAAAAATGAAAAGCAAGTGCCTGCTAAAAAAAAGATATTTGCCCAAACGATAGAGCTTTTTACGCAAGCTCATAGGGACGGTATAAATTTAGACGAAGCGGACGCAAGAGCTTTTAATGAGCTTGTGCCTGAGCTCTCACGTGAGCTTAGCACGCACTTTGACACGCTTTATATAGAAGAGAAAAATGAGCAAGCTCAAAGAGTAGAGGAGCCAAAGCAGCAGCCGCAAAAGGCAGAACCAAGCTACTCACAAAGTGTCTCTTTTGGCAGTAGTGATATTAGCACATTTAGCGATAGAGAGTTTAGGGAGTATTTTGTAAATTTATCCATCTCGCTTTTAAAAAATGATATAAAAAATTTGACCGCTTACTCGCTTATTTTTGAGGCGATGTGGGGCAGGATCAAGGCTTTGCCAGTTAGCAGCGAGCAAGTGACGCAGATACGCTATCCTGATGAAAATTTGATCTTACTTTTTAAAAATATGAAAGAAGCAAACCTTGGTAATTTAGAGAAATTTATAAGAAATTTAGCTCTTAATCCATTTTGGATAGATGGCGTTAGGATATTTTGTGAGTTTTTAAGATCATCTGGACTAAGCGAGCAAAGCGAACTAGTTTCTAATATGACTTTAAATTTCATAGAAAAATTTTCAGATATGAAAAAGCTTAAATTTCAAAGTGAAGAGGCATTTTTCAGCGAAGAGAGTGCTAAATTTTTTAGTAAAAAAGAGAGTACAAATTTTATCTCTAGTGATGAAATGAAAAAAGATATGAGCTTTGAAGAGCTGATAAAAGCCCTTGATAGAAGCAAATATACAACAAATTCGCAAAGTGAGCTTAGCTTTTTGTTAGAGCTTTCCAAAATTTTTACAAGCCAAGGCATGGACAACAACGCAAAAGTTGTATATTCGCAAATAGTTAAATTTATAGAAAACACCGAGCTTAAGGATTATTTGTCAGATATTTATATAAAGGCAAAAACATTTTTGTGATAAAATATGTTTTTTTAAAACTTCTTTAATTTTATTTAATTATAATTCTTAAATCATTTACTCAAAAAAAGGATGTTATTATGGCAGAGAATTCAATCCCACCAAAAGAACGTATAAACATTGTTTATAGAACCAAAACAAACAACCAAGAAGCAGACGTTGAGCTTCCATTAAAGCTGATGGTAGTTTCAAATTTAACTGGTGAAAACCAAACTCCACTTGAAGATCGCGAAGTTGTCTCTATAAATAAGATAAATTTCGATCAAGTTATGAAAAGTTTAGACATTCATACTGAATTTTCAGTGAAAAATAGACTAAATTCTGGTAGCGAAGATCTAAATATCGATCTAAATTTTGAAAGCATTCAAGACTTCAATCCAGACAATATCATCAACCAAGTCCCTGAGCTAAAAAAGCTATTGCAGCTTAGAAAAGCTTTAGTTGCGTTAAAAGGACCTATGGGCAATATGCCTGATTTTAGAAAAGCGGTTTTAGAGGCTATTAAGGATGAAGATAGTAGAAAACAGCTTCTTTTAGAGCTTAAAGACGAAAAAGATAAGGAATAAAAATGTCTGAAACTAAAGTAAAAACTCCTATCATTGAAAGCATAATGCAAAGGAGCAAATATACAAAAGATGATGAAAGTTATAGCGTAGTAAAGCAAGGAGTTGCCGAGTTTATCTCAAATATCATCACAACAAACAATGCTGAAGAGAAGATAAACAAGCTTGCACTTGATGAGATGATAGCTCATATAGACACGCTTTTATCAGCTCAGATGGATGAAATTTTACACAACAAATCTTTCCAAGAGCTAGAGTCTACTTGGCGTGGCATTAGATTTTTGGTTGAGAGAACAAATTTCAACGAAAACGTAAAGATCGACCTTTTAGACGCTACAAAAGAAGAAATTTTAGATGACTTTGAAAACAATCTAGATATAACTCAAAGCACACTTTATAAGCAAATTTACTCAGCTGAATATGGTCAATTTGGTGGTGAGCCAGTTGGCGCGATAGTTGCTGACTACGAGCTAGATAAGTCAAATCAAGACATGACTTTCTTAAACAAAATGTCATCAATTGCAGCGATGAGCCACTCTCCGCTTCTAACTTCGCTATCTTCTAAATTCTTTGGACTTGATAACTTTGGCGAACTTGAAAACATAAAAGATCTAAAGAGCCTACTTGAAGGTCCTCAATACACAAGATGGAGAACTTTTAGAGAGAACGAAGATGCAAAATATACAGGTTGTATGGTAAATAGATTTCTTACTAGATCTCCATATATCCCAGAAGATAACCCTATAAAAAGCTTTAACTACCGCGAAAGCGTTGATAAGCACGATGATATGCTATGGGGCAACGGCGCTTATGCGTTTGCTACAAGACTTACAGAGAGTTTTGCGGACTATAGATGGTGCGGAAATATCATCGGGCCAAAAGGTGGTGGTGCTGTAAAAGACCTACCAACTTACACTTATGAAAACTACGGAAGCGTTCAGACAAAAATTCCAACCGAAGTTTTGATCACAGATAGAAGAGAATTTGAGCTTGCAGAAAATGGCTTTATCACACTTACGCTAAGACGTGATAGCAACAACGCAGCATTTTTCTCTGCAAACTCAGTGCTAAAACCTAAAGTTTTCCCAAATACTCCAGAAGGCAAAGCTGCCGAGACAAATTTCAGACTTGGCACACAGCTTCCATATGTATTTTTGATCTCTCGTTTGGCTCACTATCTAAAAGTACTTCAAAGAGAAGAGATCGGTACTTGGAAAGAGCGCAGTGACGTTGAACGTGGCTTAAATGAGTGGCTAAGACAGTACATCTCAGACCAAGAAAATCCACCAGCTGATGTAAGAAGCAGAAGGCCATTTAGAAGCGCAAAAGTTATCGTTAGCGATATAGCTGGCGAGCCAGGCTGGTACAAGATAGAGCTTCTAGCTAGACCTCACTTTAAATTTATGGGGGCAAATTTCGAGCTTTCTTTGGTTGGTAAGCTGGATAAAGAGTAAATTTAAGTATGTCGCTGATAGATAAAATTTTATATGAATTTAGTGATGAGTCAAAATTTCGTCCCTACTTCAAAGATCTAGACAGCGACATCAAAGATCACATCGATACTATCTTAAACTCAAGGCTTGGAAACTACGGCCGTTTAAATGATAGTATCATCGATCTTTGGTCGGTCGGGGTCGAGATAAACGAGCTTGGCCATAGACTTGGCATGGCGATATATGAACTAATCACCTCAAACGAAAATAGAATAGAGATAACTTCTATCGGCTATGATGACTCGCTAAAGCCTTGGCGTATCATCTTTAACATAAACTATAAGCATAAAAACGACAATTTCAAAGAGTATTTGCTAAAGGTTATTTTTAAAAACAATAGATATTGTGAGATTTTATAATGGATTATAATGAAAATAATTTAGCTTATTTTCAAAAAGAGATGGCGTATCTTGATGAAACAAGAGCACTTTTTATAAAGAATTTCCCAAAGGTTGCACCATTTTTAGATACTAAGAGCAAAGATCCTGATGTTGAGAGTATCATAGAAAATATGGCTATTTTGACATCAAGGATTAGACAAGAGCTAGATGAAAATATCCCATTAATAGCCGAGTCTTTGATAAATATCTTAATGCCAAGCTACACAAATCCTTTTCCCTCGGTTTGCATGCAAGAATTTGCTCTAAGAGATGACTTTTCAGAAAAAAAAGAATTTATACCAAAAGGCAGCATCATAGAGTCAAAGCCAATAAACGGTGTAGCTTGTAAATTCCAGACGATATATGATGTAAATTTGCTTCCATTAAAGATATCAAAAGCTTTCATGTTAAACAACAAAAGTGACTATCTTTTAAATTTAAACATATCTATCACCAAAGATGAACTTAGCGCCAAAGAGCTTGATATAGACTTTTTAAATTTATATCTTGGCGATAACATATACTTCTCTTCAACTCTTTTGATGTGGCTAAAAAACTACTTGAAATTTATAGTAATAAGCTTTGAAGATAGCGATGAGGAGATAAAACTTGGAGCTGATAAGCTTAGCTTAGACGAATTTGATGAAGCTTTGATAAATAGCGATGAGTTTGGTTTTGAGGCATTTGAGCTTATAAAAGAGCTTTCGTATTTTTCATCTAAACTAAATTTCATCCGTATAAACGGACTTGGTTTTTTAAAAAGATTTGACGCAAAAAGCTTTAACATCAAATTTGTCTTTTCAAAAGATATGCCAAATGGTTATGTGCCAAGGCTAGAGTACTTCTCTCTCTTTGCCACACCAGCGATAAATTTGTTTGCCAAAGGCGCTGAGCCTATACAAAATAACAACAAACGAAGCGAGTATAGAATTTTCATAGACCGCTCAAACATAAACGCTTACGAGATAGTCTCTATCACAAAGGTCGTCGCTCACAGCAGCAATAATGAAAAAAGGATACTTAAAAACTACAAAAGCTTTGAGAGGTTTGAGTTTCTAAATAGCCAAAGATCAAAGGATTATTACTTTGTAAGTAACAAAATAGATATGAAGCTAAACTCTTACAAAGAAATTTCATTTTTTAAAAATGACGCTAAAGAGCAGACCGTGAGCATCGAGACGCTTTGTTGCAACGGCGACCTGCCAACTAGTCTAAAACTTGGCGAGATAAACAAAATCCAAAATCACCAAGGCGTAGTGACCAAAAATTTAACTATCCCAACTAGCGTAAAACGTGTAAATGTAGATGGAAATTTACTCTGGAGGCTAGTTAGTATCTTGTCATTTAGCTATCAAAGCATACTAAACAAGGGCTCTTTTTTGGCACTGCTTAATGCCTTTATGCTACCTGATGATGAGTTTTTGAAGAAATTTTCTAGCTCGCTTCATGAGATAAAAACAAAACAGATCCACAGGGTCGATGGCGGCTTTGCAAAAAGAGGAGTGCTATGTATATTTTATATAGATGAGAGCGAATTTGAAAGTCTTGGAAATGTCTATGTTTTAGGTATAAATTTGGCTAAGTTTTTATCAAAATTTGCTTCTATTAACTCATTTTGCGAGCTTAAGATAAAGTGCGTAAAGAGTAAAATTTTATTTGATTATGGGTTTTTAAGCGGCACGAAAGAGCTAGTATGAGCGAAGAGATAAGCCAAGCTTCTTTTTTTAAGCTTATAAAAAACATCCTAAAAGATAGGGATAGGAGCGAGATATTTTTAAAAAACAGCTCGAGTTTTGCCTACCCGATCAAAGAGCTCGAGAGCTTAGATGAGCAGGAGCTTACAAAGATAATTGTAAATTTTATGGGTCTTTTAGGAAGCGGCTCGCACCTAACAAGCTACATTTTAGAGAAAATTTCAAAGACTAATGACAATAGCTATGAACTATTTTTTGATTTTTTTGACAACTACTTGCTTTGGCTATTTTTTGACAGCATTAGTCTGAAAAATTACGCAAGATCTTTTGAAGATGAGCTTGATGATAAAATTTCAAAGATCTTGCTTGATATGCTTAATATAAAAGAAAAGCAGCTGGCAAAGAAATTTCTGCCATTTTCGCCACTCGCAGTTAGCCAAAGAAGGCCAAAAAAAGAGGTTGAATTTGCGCTTCAGAGCCACTTTGGACTAAAAGATAAGCTTTTTATACTTGAAAATTTACCAAACCAAATTTTCATAGCACCATCAAATTTAAACTCTTTAGGCCATAAAAATAGGACACTTGGTAAAAATTTCATCCTTGGCAAAAAGCTTTTTGAAAAACAAACCAAGATCGCAGTATTTATAAACGGCATAGAGTACGAAGAGGCTGTGAATTTCTTCCCAAAAAAAGATAAATTTAAAGAGCTTCAAGAGACTCTTTCTTATTTTACTAATGATGAATTTGTTTCTGATTTATATTTGAAGATAAATTACTCTCACAAAATGCAGTTTAAGCTCGGGTCAAAATATACAAGTAGTCAAATTGGCTTTGGTTCAAGGCTTAAAAATGATAAAAAAATGTCAAATTTTATAAAATTTAGACTTTGTTCATAAAATTTAACTCCAAAATCAAAAAAATCTGATATAATTACATAAAAGAAATATATTTATTTGTAAAAGGATTTGCAGCTATGGCATTTATCGACTACTTACGCAGATTTTTCACATTTTTTAGGTTTAAACACAGTGTTGTTTTAGTAACTTCTATCGCACTTAGTGTTTTGTTTTGGCTCTATGCCCCGCTTGTAGCATTTAACGATATATACAGCTTTGCTAGTGTTAGCTCACGAGTTAGCGTGCTAGTTGCTTTTTGGGCAGTTATATTGTTTTTTGTTTTGCTCAGACCGCTGATGAACTATTTTGCATCGCGCAAAGATGAGAAAAACGACAAACTAAAAGAGATAAAAAAAGAGTCAATGGATAGCTTTGGCAAGGCAAAGAGAAATTTCTTACTTTCGCTAAAAGACGCCAAAACGACTTGGAAAAAAGATATAAATTTCAAAAAATTGCCATTAATAATGATAATAGGCAACGAGGGCGCTGGCAAAAGTGCTTTTATAAACTATTCAAATATCGAATTTCCTCTATCTGATAGCCTGGATACTTATAAAAAGATACACCAAAGTACGACAAATTTTAACCTTTATGTATCAAAATTTGGAGCACTATTAGATACTGAGGGCATTCACTTTGCGCAAGAGAGCCTCTATCAGCCAACTGCAACAGAGGAGCTTCCTGAAGATGATGTAGAGAAAAACAGAGACTATCTACTTAAAAAAGGCGTTTGGAACGAGTTTTTACACTTTTTAAAGAGAAATGACTTTAACTCAAGACTAAGTGGCGCCGTACTTATCATAGATACTAAAAAATTCTTAGAAGGCACTCAAGAGTATTTTGATGAGCTTATAAGATATATGGTAAAGAGGATAAATGACTGCGAGAAGCACCTTGGCATTAAATTTCCTATCTACGTGGTCTTTAGCAAGCTTGACCTTATAGATGGTATGGGTGATTATTTTAAATTATTTAATGAGGACGTGGCAAATAAAGCTCTTGGTATAAATTTAGACTCAAATTTCACTGCTCAAACACTTGAGACAGAGCTTAAGGGCTTAAGCGACTCACTATTTAAACACCTAATGAGCAAAAACTCGATCTCGCACATGCTAGAAGATAAAAAACGCTCATATTTGTTCTTAAAACAGCTTGAAAATTTCTTCGTGCTTGTAAAAGACTTTGTTACAAAGCTAAGCTCTCAAAATGATCTTAAAAACACATCTGTTATAAATGGAGTTTATTTTGTAAGTGCATATCAAGAAAACATCCCTATAAATTACCTTACAAATACAATTTGTGATAAATATAGCATCAAAAAACCACTTCTTAGAGCGGTAAATAATTACAGCAAACAAAGCTATTTTGTAAAATCATTTTTAAAAGAGATCGCTTTTAAAGCAAATGTAACGAAATTTGGCGCTCAAAATAGATTTATTAAATTTGTAAATTTCGCTCTAGTGGCTGCACTTTGTGTTGGGGTTTATTTTGGCTCTAGTTATATTTTAAATATCAAAAATACAAAAGAGCAAATTGCGGCTAACAATGTAGATAAAATTTCTAACTATCTTGATAGTAAAAAGTATAAAGATCTTACCGCTACACAAAAGATCGAGCTTTTAAATCTGCTAAAACAAAGTCTAAACGACTATCCAAGGATCTTTAGCGGTGATACTAAATTTGAGTACATCACTCTTGATACCTCTTATAAAGGTTTTGCGCCTGTTAAAGCGCTTTATTACGATCTTAGCGCTGATTTTTTCAAAAATACAGTTTTAACTGAGATGGAAAATATCCTAAAAACAGAGAGTGACCCAGATAAGCTTATAAAAGCCTTTTATATGTATGATTCACTTTTTGATAAAAACTATACAAACGTAGATCTATTTAAAATTTGGATAGCTGCAAACTGGGATAAATTTGAAAAATATGGTGTTGCTAAAAATGAGTTTTTAGCGCACATCGAAGCCATTTTAAATGCTAAAAATTTAAGCATTTCAGCAGATCAGAGCGCCCAAAGTGCTGCAAATACTAAACTAACACCTGTTCAAAGAGCAAAAAGGCTCTACTCGATACTTGAGTTTATCTCATTTAAAGATGAAAAATCATTCTATGACATCAAAAAAGAGGTTGAAAATTTAAACCAAGTAGTTCAAGAAAAAGAGGCGTTTAATCCATTTAATAAAATTTATACAAAAGAAAATTTAAGAGACTTCTTGGCAAAACTTAGCTCAAACATCGATGAGACTGCAGGCATCGAGTCATGGCTGATGGATACCAACTCATCTTTAAAAGATATCAGCTCAAATGAGAAAAAAGAGCTAAGCATCGCAGTTGTAGAGCTTTACTTGCAAAACTATGCTGATAAATGGAACCAAATTTTAAGAGCAATCGAGCCAAATGAATTTGCTACTAAAAAAGAGGTCATAGATGAGCTTGAAATTTTGTCAAAAAGAGAAAACCCACTAAATTCTCTTATAAAACTAACCAATCAAAATACAAATTTAAATGATGAAAATTTACTAAAATACATCTACTCTCTAGGGTTTGCTTCAAGCGAGATAAAACGTGTATTTACAGACTTTAGCACTAAATTTACAAACTATCATGCGCTAAATTCTGACGGATCGCTAGATCTTATCAGCAATGACGTCACAAATGTCTATAAAAAAGTTAGTGACTATAACTTTGAGATGCTTCAAAGCAGTGACGATAAGATCGTTTATGCGATAAATGGCATAAAAAATGAAAACGATCCGTTTATCGTGCTAAACAATGACGCTAAAAAGCTTCCAGATGAGCTAAATGAGTACTATCAAAAGCTATCAAAACTTGCTTGGAAACAGGTAGAAAACGGAGCTTCATCGCTTTTAGCAACAGCTTATAAAGATGATGTTCTTGATGACTTTGAAAGCCTTATAAAACCTTATTATCCATTTAATGAAAGCTCAGCAAAAGCCGTTAGTATCGAAGAATTTAAGAGATTTTTTGGCAAAGACGGAACTTGGAATAGCTTTTATGATAAATATCTAAAACAAATTTTAAGCAAAACTGGCAGTGGCTACAAAGTAAGACCAAAATATGCAAAAGAGCTAAGATTTAATAAAAGTTTCCTTGAAAATATCGCTTATATCGATAGAATTTCAAATTTGATGCTTGATTCAAATGACGAGCTAAAACTAAACTATAACTTAAAAGCGGTTGATCTATCGGCAAATTTCAGCCATATAAATATAGGCTACGGAAATAACTCTTTGGCGTATGATCATACGATCCCATCAAATTTACTTGTTTCAAGTAAAAGCTTTGATATCTCAACACAGTTTAAATTTAATGCAGTTTCAAATGCAGGCAGTGATAAAAAAGAGATCAGCTTTGATGGTGAGTGGGGCTGGTACAAGCTCTTAAAGGCTTCGAATTTCAGTAGCATTGGCGTTAGCACGCTTAACTTTGATGGTAAAAAAGAGTCATATTTTGGCTTTGAAGTTACTCCAAATGGCGGAGAGCTTTTAGAGCTTATGAATATCATACCAACTATTGATTTACCAAGAAAGATGCTTTATTAAGGAAAAAATATGCAAGAAATAGCAGCGGTTATACAAAATTTCGATAAAGCTTCGAGCTTTTTGGCACAGTATGTCATTTTTGATGAAAACGGTGGAGACATAGGCTCGCTAGATACGGTTAAATTTCCGTGTAGCGATACAAGTGGCTCTATAGCTTCAAAGCACGCTCATATAGGCTTTGAAGAGGGTGTTTTTACCATTTGTGGATACGAAGGATGCGAGATATTTTATAGTGATTCTTATTCGAAGTTACCTGATGATTATGAAAGTGTGATAAATCCAGGAGATATTTTTAGGATAGGAGAGCTTAAATTTATATTTATAGATCCTTCTAGGATAGACGAATATGTCGGCAAAGCTCACAAGATCATAGAAAATACCAAAAATTTTGATGAGCTTGATAATAAAGAATTTGAGCCAGTTGGGAAAATCTCAAATGTTGATTTTAAAGAAGAGCCAAAGATAAATTCTCTCATAGATGAAGAAAAAGATATCACTTTAAATGAAAATGTTAATGATGTGCCTTTAAATTTAAATGAGAGCGCTCAAAATTTCGATGGAGAAGATATAAATAGTCAAAGGATGCTAACAGCAAAGAGCATGGATGAGCTTTTGATGAATTTGGTTGAGAGCATAAAAGTGCAGCCAAACATGAGCCCTATAAGCGAGCAGAGCAGGACATTAAATACAAAAGATATGGAAACTATTATAAAAACGCTGCCTCTAAGCGACAACACGACACTTGTTAATGCTGTTTTGCTTAAGCTTATTTGCAAGGAGCTATATAGCCAAATGTACGATATAGTCGAGAATAATTCGTTTTTCAAATATCTCTCTGGTGCTGTAACAAAAAGCACCAGAGAAGATAAAGAGGCGTTTAATTATTTATTACATAAAGCACTTGAAAGCTATATGTTAAAAAAGTAATGTTTTTAATAAAATAGAAAGTTAATAAAAGTTAAAATAACCAAATTTTTTAATAGGAGTAAATATGTCACAACCAGTGTATATTAAAGTGAAAGGTTCTACTCAAGGACTTATTTCAAGTGGTGCTTCAACAGAAGCTAGCATAGGCAATCGCTATCAGTCAGGTCACGAAGATGAGATCATGGCACAAGAGGTTTCACACATCGTAACTGTTCCAGTAGATCCACAAAGTGGCCAACCATCAGGACAAAGAGTACATAAGCCATTTAGCTTTACAACATCTTTAAATAAAGCTGTTCCACTTCTTTACAACGCATTAACTCAAGGCGAGAGACTTCCAGAGGTTGAGGTCCACTGGTACAGAACATCAACTAGCGGTGGCGCTGAGCACTTCTTCACTACAAAACTAGAAGATGCAACTATAACAGATATCACTCTAGTAAGTCCAAATGCTCAAGACAAGCTAAACAGCGACAAAACAGAGCTTTTCAAAGTTTCAATGAACTATAGAAAGATAGTTTGGGAACACGTAGCTGCAGGCACAAGCGGAAGCGACGACTGGAGAGAAGCTACTAAAAAAGCTTAAAACCAACCTAGGGGTTACCCCTAGGGTTGATAAAATCATCTTCTAGCTAGAAGGACACAGATGAGCCCTTTTTATCTTTATCTTTTAAATTAACATGATATGTGAAATGCGATATGAAACACCTAGTTATAGTCATATTTCTCATAACATCTTTATATTCACATGAAGCAAATTGTACGGATATGTTTGGGCTCATTTATAATAAAAATTTAAGCGATATTGAAACGGCTAAGTATATAAAATACTACATAGATGATCTCGGATGTAATGCTAATGCTGGTATAAATTTACCAAATTTAACGATGAAAGCTAGCTTATTAGAATTTGCTTATAGTGCAAATAAACCAAAAAGCATTGACAAACTTTTAGAAAAAGGCGCAGTACCTAATGCATGGTTGGCTGGCTCAATAGGATTAGACTTTTTGCTTTTTTTTGAAGAAAATGGGGTTAAGTTAGAAGGGCAGTCACTAAGCCCTGAGCTATTAGAATTTATAAAAACTAAAAAATATAAAGAATTTAAAGAAGAAAAATTTAAGCTAATCAAAAAACTCCTAGAACATGGACAAGATCCAAAAGGCTATATCCTTTTACATAAAGTATTAACGCTTGTAAATGATGAAGAAGATTTAGATAATTTATTAAAGAATAGAACTCAAAAGGAATTAGTGCAATGAAGCAATTGGCAATAATCATATTTCTCATAACATCTTTATATTCACATGCAATAAATTGTGCTGATATGTTTAACATAGTAGCTGATAAAAATATAAGCGACAATGATACAAGAAAATATATTGAGAAATATATTAAAAAATATGGATGCACGACAGATATAGCTTTAAAAAATAAAAAGCTTTCTAATAGAACATATGATTTGCTCGAATTTGCACATGATTATAAAAAAAATGAGACTTTCGATCTGCTTTTAGATAATGGTGCTAAGCCAAATATGCAATTAGCTACATCTATAGGATTTGACTTTGCATTTTTCTTTAGAGAAAATGGTGTAGGTATAGACAACAAAAAAGCAAGCCCTAAGCTACTAGAATTTATAAAAACTCAAAAATATAAAGAATTTAAAGAAGAGAAATTTAAACTAATCAAAAAACTATTAGATCATGGGCAAGATCCAAAAGATTATGGCTTCTTAAAAAATATATTAATGCTCATAAATGATGAAAAAGATTTAGAGAATTTATTAAATAATGGGAATAAAAAGGAATTAGCACAATGAAGCAATTAGCTATAATCATATTTCTCATAACATCTTTATATTCGCATGAAGCAAATTGTTTAA is a window of Campylobacter concisus DNA encoding:
- the tssM gene encoding type VI secretion system membrane subunit TssM translates to MAFIDYLRRFFTFFRFKHSVVLVTSIALSVLFWLYAPLVAFNDIYSFASVSSRVSVLVAFWAVILFFVLLRPLMNYFASRKDEKNDKLKEIKKESMDSFGKAKRNFLLSLKDAKTTWKKDINFKKLPLIMIIGNEGAGKSAFINYSNIEFPLSDSLDTYKKIHQSTTNFNLYVSKFGALLDTEGIHFAQESLYQPTATEELPEDDVEKNRDYLLKKGVWNEFLHFLKRNDFNSRLSGAVLIIDTKKFLEGTQEYFDELIRYMVKRINDCEKHLGIKFPIYVVFSKLDLIDGMGDYFKLFNEDVANKALGINLDSNFTAQTLETELKGLSDSLFKHLMSKNSISHMLEDKKRSYLFLKQLENFFVLVKDFVTKLSSQNDLKNTSVINGVYFVSAYQENIPINYLTNTICDKYSIKKPLLRAVNNYSKQSYFVKSFLKEIAFKANVTKFGAQNRFIKFVNFALVAALCVGVYFGSSYILNIKNTKEQIAANNVDKISNYLDSKKYKDLTATQKIELLNLLKQSLNDYPRIFSGDTKFEYITLDTSYKGFAPVKALYYDLSADFFKNTVLTEMENILKTESDPDKLIKAFYMYDSLFDKNYTNVDLFKIWIAANWDKFEKYGVAKNEFLAHIEAILNAKNLSISADQSAQSAANTKLTPVQRAKRLYSILEFISFKDEKSFYDIKKEVENLNQVVQEKEAFNPFNKIYTKENLRDFLAKLSSNIDETAGIESWLMDTNSSLKDISSNEKKELSIAVVELYLQNYADKWNQILRAIEPNEFATKKEVIDELEILSKRENPLNSLIKLTNQNTNLNDENLLKYIYSLGFASSEIKRVFTDFSTKFTNYHALNSDGSLDLISNDVTNVYKKVSDYNFEMLQSSDDKIVYAINGIKNENDPFIVLNNDAKKLPDELNEYYQKLSKLAWKQVENGASSLLATAYKDDVLDDFESLIKPYYPFNESSAKAVSIEEFKRFFGKDGTWNSFYDKYLKQILSKTGSGYKVRPKYAKELRFNKSFLENIAYIDRISNLMLDSNDELKLNYNLKAVDLSANFSHINIGYGNNSLAYDHTIPSNLLVSSKSFDISTQFKFNAVSNAGSDKKEISFDGEWGWYKLLKASNFSSIGVSTLNFDGKKESYFGFEVTPNGGELLELMNIIPTIDLPRKMLY
- a CDS encoding Hcp family type VI secretion system effector, with translation MSQPVYIKVKGSTQGLISSGASTEASIGNRYQSGHEDEIMAQEVSHIVTVPVDPQSGQPSGQRVHKPFSFTTSLNKAVPLLYNALTQGERLPEVEVHWYRTSTSGGAEHFFTTKLEDATITDITLVSPNAQDKLNSDKTELFKVSMNYRKIVWEHVAAGTSGSDDWREATKKA